The nucleotide window CCCAATTGGTTCAAGAGGCTATGCCACCAACTCAGTCATTGTCCCCAACTCCACCTTTATCATCACTCACCAAGATTCCTTGACCTGACACGATCTCAGGAGTACCTGAGACCTCTCAAACCATCAACCAAGGGGAACTTTAGTTCTCAACCACAAAATTCAATATAATATACCACCCTTATTCTGCTATACCTGAATTTGAGATCTAATTAGCAAACTTAATAGAGGATTCCCAACATATCCAATTATAATAGATGGATCGATGTTTGAAGAAGATGCGAAGAGAGTTCCAACAATTAAAAGGGGAGGCACTGGTCGACCCTATCTCGAGTCAGTCATCATTCACTTAGAAAATCCAAGAGGAATCAATTCTAACAAATATCTATCTCTCATCCTTAGAAGTGTTCGATGGTAGAATTGACTTGGAGTACATTGCAACATTCCAAGCCCAAATGTCATTATATCACAGCTTTGGCTCCTTAATGTATTGGGCATTCCCGATCACATTAAGAGAATTGACATAAGAATGATATACTCGCCTAAAGTCACTTTCCATCTGTTCTTTCGCCCAACTGACAAAAAGGAGTTCAAATTTTACTTTCTCAGGAATGTATGCCCTCAATTGTCAATAGTAACACTCCTTGAACTCAAGCAGATGGAGAAAGAAACAATCACAAACGTTGTTGCTTGATTGACAAATGAGATCCGAAGTATGGTAGATACTTATCCATAACTCATAATATGTACCTTCATGATAGGGCtcaaatcctctttttttttttcgtcaTTAATAGAGAGGCTATTGACGATTGTACTTGAGATGCTTTAAAGAGCTAATTGATATGTTGCTGTGAAGGTGATGATCTCGGGCAAGCTTCAGGTGACACGTAAGAGGCTGAAGCAAGAGATATCATAATCAGTCATGACCCTAAAGTCACCACGATAGAGAAGAAATGAACAACCTAAGTTACCTTACCCAAGACTCAGATTGACATTTCTAAATATGACTAGAGCCAAAGTCTTCCTGCAAATAAATGAGAATGAGCTTTTACGAGACCCTCACCCAAGTTCTACCAATTCTACCGAAATATTTCTAAGTCCAAGTACTATCAATTCCACCGAGATTATGTTCGTGACACCCAAGAATATCACGGCCTAAAAGAGCATATTGAAGAGCTCACATGACGAGTGCACATTATGCGATTTGTTTGAAAGCACTAGAAACCCTCACCTGACCTTAAGAGCCGATAGAGAGGTAGATTGATATTATCATTAGTGGATTTGCCTTGGGAGGAGGCAAGGATAGCTCCTTAGGTCATAAGACTTATACCTAAGTTACCATTGATAACCGTCCAAAAGATGACTCAAAGATGACTTTCAAGGAGAAAGAGACAAAATACTATAACCTAAATCATGATGATGCTTTCATAGTCTCCGTGAGGATGATTAATGCTTAAGTGAAGAAGATCATGATTGATATAAGTAGCTCTGTCAATATCATTTACTTTGATACTTTTCAAAAACTGAAGTTATCAACTGATAACTTtaccttaatgaatttttttttgacCAAATTAATCTCCCATATCATAGAATTACGAACATGTATGTCATATTCAAAGATAAACTCTACTCCAAAACAATATTAACTAAttgagaaatataaaaaaatatttatattttctaaGGAAACCaccatttttttaatctatttatgCTTTAAGCCTACTTTATATTCATATAACATGTACTTTACAACCTGCTTTATATTATCttgttttcatattttttatatacTGTATTGCTACAAATGAATACAACCGGTAGATTGAGCAACcacatttttttcatttattatttttgataaatcACCTTGTTTATTTGAAATTTAAAAGCAGGATGtgattaaatattattatttatacagattatggTACAatcttaataaattaaattaagcaTATAATAATAAATCATTATGTCCTAATTATTTATAATTGGTTAGGTGAATTTTTTGGATGAATTCCTAAGAAGAATCCTTTCTTTTGACTTTTTCTCCTTAGTGCACCTATTTAGCCATACTTTCGTTATATCCTTAATATGCCCTTCATTAAATAGATGAAAGATACTTACCATTTACACAGATCCGtacaattatagtatttttatggaTATACTGAAaacattataatattatttagaaaTCATTTTTTAATGTTCTTGTtaccaaaataataaaaatacttatttaaatctaaaaaaagataatatttttttgtattaTGTTTTGAGTCTTTATtcattagttataatatttttatacagaTTCAAAATATTTTTGTGGATGTGCCAAAAACACTATAGCCTTAATAAAAATAGTATAACACTAATTCATCTTTTTGACATGCCTTATTATGCATGCAAGGAAAGTAAGGccatcaacaacaacaataataataataataataataataataataataataataataataataataataataataataataataataataataaatcagaaAAACCCAGTGAGAGGCAAAATTTTACAATAtacttaaattaaaataattcaaaattttattttattttgatacattaaattaaatatatttataaaagataaTTCTTGATATTTTCTTTGCCATGTTCAAATTTCAAATTCCAAACTTGATATctaataattttctcattttttttatttagattgATTTCACGTCCTTGCCACGTAGAAGCAAGGTGATTGGCCGATGGAAAGGCCCCATCTGGGTCCCCCAACGTTAGCATCACTTGGCATTACGGTTGAGTCAACAAAGGTGCGACTATTTTGCACCGAATCTCTTTATTGCATGAATCAACACACCATCTATGTCGGAATGACCACGGACGGCTTCCGCAGTCCCAAAATTGGAATTGGACATTCCAAATTTAAAAATGTATTTGGACAAGATCCTTCACTCCTGTTTCTACTGCCGAAGGAATAAAAGACAAACAAGTCGAATGAAACAAAGCTCGAAAGCACGAGCACTGTTTGCGTTCACCCTTTTCAATCCCCTTCCGCCACTTTTCGCACGTCTCCGGCCCTCTCTCCGCTTCCTTCCTCCCCCTTCTCATTCTATAACTCGTGATTCGTCCACCCGATCACTTGCTGAGCATTTACACTATCGTTGCTCGATGGACATCGTCTCTTATTCGATCAGTAAAGAGAATGACAAGATCTACCAGAAATGGTTCTCATTCGCTGACTCAGGTTCATCGTCGATCGTTACTCTCTCATCCTTGTTGCTTCAGTGCTGCTTACAGTGTTGTTGAGGATTTCCCCCTTCATAATGATAGATGGAGATGGCCGCCTCACGGGGACCGATGCCATCAAGTTTTTTGCCATGTCTAATTTACCTCGGGGTGACCTGAAGCAGGTAAACCGATTTCTAGTTCATTTATGGTGTTTCATCTCTGCTTCTATAGATTATACGAATCTTCTTACGCTGTTTAGTTATGTTAATTCCGTTATTACTTCGATTGTTACTGTTCTTTTTGAACCAGACTTTTGATGTGGTAATCGGAGAGAATAAGAGCTCATAAATGTTGTAGGTTTATCTTTCAGTgtataaagaaaagaaatgaataGATTCATTGCTTCCCTTTTCTTTTCAAATTAGAAGTTATTATACAGATAAATGCTGGTTGTTGTAAAAGACATTATTTTTTAATGAAGTCATCAATGAAACTAAAGATACATGTGACAGAATTGTTATTAGTGTGGGGATAATTGGATTAGGTGAGTTTATTATGTTCTAAATGGCCATAAGGTTGCATCAAGGATCATCTGTAAGTCTTAATTTAGTGCTTGTAAAGTTAATTTCACTTAGCATATTTAAGATAATGTTATACAGGATATGCATATTGATCAAGTCAATGTATTGTTGGGCAGCATTGGTTAGGGACAGGCTCTAAATTACAGTGACGGAGATGAATTTATGAGACCATGGGATTTAATTAAGgcaaaaatatttgatttgaagatgCTAATTAGCTAGTAAAGATGGTCCTGAGACTAGAATCCGTCTAAAGACTCTTTCATCATCTTGATTTATTAAACTATTAGGTGCTTAATTTGTTGCATGTATTGGTTGTTTTTTTTTCACTTAAACACTTGCTGCTTCCTTGGCAATCTTTTTCTATAATATACAACCATAGAATTGTTTATTGATTCTTCTTATCACACTTTGTATTAAGGTATGGGCGATTGCAGACTCTAGAAGGCAAGGTTATCTGGGCTTCAAGGAGTTTGTGATAGCAATGAAGGTCTTGTTGTACCACCTTATGCAATAGTTAATTTTCACAATAGTGTGCGATTATCTTActaaattaaaaattttcttttgatttttaacAGCTTGTGTCACTAGCACAAGTAGGGAATGAGATCACACAAGTTGCACTTGCTCATGCTGGTAAACTTTGGATCTATCttctaaatcttatgttccatgtTTAGGATAGTTTCAAAGAAAATGCATCAGTATTTCTGTTATTTTGTTGTTGCAGATTTGGAGAAAGTAAATCCTCCAGTGATGGAAGGATTAGATACCTTTCTCTCTGTAAGTTCAAATGAAAATTTCACAGaatgatataatataatataataattttgtcTGTTTCTAACTTTCTTTTAATTGTTTGCTTAGACAAACACGCCTTCAATAAAGGAAATTGATCCTGAGCAAGATGGTATAGAACTTCTTGTGTGTTTTGCATATAAATAATGTCAACTTGTgcattttcttatttttaatgtCCTCTGTAGTGAATTCACAGCCACAAACTCCTAAACTGCAGTGGTTTGGCACAAAATCAACAAAGAAGGTATAATTTTATGATCACTTTTGCATTCTTTTGGTGACATATTGTTTGATGATCTATTTTCGTCAAAGGATCCAGTCCTTTAAGTATTATTGTATGCcacaattaaaataattatatgcagcttctaattttctttttgttgttttcaTGTGATTTAGATTTGACTTACATCTTTTAGTATTTcttcatatatttaatatttgaGTTTGAGTTATTTTTGTGTCTCTCACAGAAGTATGTAACTTATATTTAAGAATATTGATATTGGTGTTCTTCTTATATTGGTTTGCCATTTGTGATGAGCTACTGAATGATGAAGTTTCTAACTTTATCATTCAGTAGACAGATTGGTTCTCTAACTACATATTGTATAGCTTCAATTAATTTGTTCTTCTCTAAAATACTGACAAGCTTATTTGCGAAATTTTGCAGACCATCTTCTCATGGAACTCTTGCATTATCTGATTTATTGGTCATGAATCATGGTCTGATAAATTGACAAATTAGGGTTAGACCACTTATTACAACCCAATTCTTATAGGGATTAGCCGATCATGAAAACTATGAACAACGTTAGCATACTAACGTAGCATCTATAATATGcaagaaaatattaaaatctatctGCTATCATAGGGAAGTGTGGTTTTCCTATTTAAAAGCAGATAAACTTTGGcaaaagctttacattattgaccAATAGCTAAAACCTAGAGCATCTTGGTATTCAATGGAATCATTTGACTGTTAGGTCAAAACTCAAATGACTGcttttgttttcatttcattgatttttttatttcatcttaGATTAGATATTTTAGGATACTAAAGTATCTGATAACAAAAATTATACAAAGGAAGAGTATATGTTGATTTAGTTCCTCAGAATGCTGGCATTTGTTGTATTTTTCCTTCAGCTTAATTGAAAAATATGACTATATTTTTTATGTCAGATTCCTTTGAGCTCAGTTACTTCAATAATTGATGGTTTGAAAAGATTATACATCCAAAAACTGAAGCCTTTGGAAGTTACTTACCAGTTCAGTGACTTTGGTTCTTCCTTGTTGGTGAGTTATTGCACTTTGCTTATGAGACTATTAATTAATAGATGTGATGCTTTTTACAACATATTTTTTGCACAACTTGTATAATCCCGTCGAAATGTGATGCTATACATCTTGTTTCTTTCCAGACAAGCAGTGATTTCGATGCTAAGCCCATGGTTATGCTCCTAGGCCAATATTCTACCGGAAAAACGACATTCATAAAGCATTTACTGAAGTGTAGCTATCCAGGTTTTTCACTTGTGAACTTCTCATGGGATTTTTGCCTATATGTTAGTGCAAACCAGAATAACCTCATGCCATCATCTTTCATAATTCATACAGGTGCTCATATTGGACCTGAGCCTACCACCGATAGATTTGTTGTTGTGATGGTATATTACTCTGaactttgttttattttattatttgccTTTCATGAATTTTATGCAAGCTAGTACTGTTGACAATTTTCTTGTCTAGATAATCATACCAAAGTGAGATACTAATTATTAAATCGAGACTTGTTCTATGTaactttttatttataataattaaattattaattttataatataatattatcaacataagctATAGTTTtactaattaaatatttaaagatctgAATTTTAAATGGAGGGAGCAGCATAGGTTGTATAAGTATAGAGATTTTTAGAAGGGTGACGTGTTTGGTGCATTTATGGTAACTAAATTGTTAGACTATTAGAAACTGATGACTCCTAACAAGGGTTTTTCTTCAATTGAGAAAAAAATCCTGAAGAGATTGAGGATTAGGTTAAGGTAAAGATCTATACATATGACAAGTAACAAAATGTTAAATATGATGTTAAAATTGTCATATTTTGGATTTCTTTGAGAAGTTAAGAGGAGCTTTGAAGGAAAGTTGTTCACTTGTTTTACTTCTTTAGTTAGGACCTGATGAAAGGACCATTCCTGGGAATACTATAGCTGTTCAAGCAGATATGCCTTTCACTGGCCTTACAACATATGGAAATGCATTTTTATCAAAGTTTGAGTGCTCACAAATGCCACATTCGGTATGGTCTTTTTTTACCTTTATTTTTAGGCATGAATTGATATAGTTACtaactactgtgttttttctgaaGCTACTAGAACATATCACATTTGTTGACACTCCTGGGGTTCTTTCCGGAGAGAAACAACGAACTCAACGTAGTTATGATTTTACTGGTGTTACTTCGTGGTTTGCAGCAAAAAGTGACCTTATTCTTCTTCTATTTGATCCCCATAAGCTCGACATAAGTGATGAATTCAAGCGTGTCATCGGATCTCTACGTGGTCATGATGACAAAATACGTGTGGTTTTAAATAAGGCAGACCAAATTGACACACAACAGGTGAAATAGTTTCATTTGAGTTTGTTAATCTTTTGTCATAAGGATATGACTTCTATCCCATTTTACAATCACATTGTATTCGTTTGCCAATTGATATAATCATAGTGCAATTCTGAGCAAGTTGTCTTTACCTTGCAGCTAATGAGAGTTTACGGTGCATTGACATGGTCTCTTGGAAAGGTTCTGAATACTCCTGAAGTGATGCGTGTTTACATTGGGTATGTTGTCAATGCTAATATATACATTTAATAGTTTGTCATCGTGCAGTGCATTTAATTGTTTGAGTATCAAGTTGTTCTTTTTTGGGACTGCAATAGTAAGGATTGCTACTTTGATAGATTAATTTCTTCATTTTCTTATTATAAATTTTCAGTTCATTCAATGACAAACCAGTAAATAGTATGGCTGTTGGCCCAGTGGGGAAGGAGCTGTTTGAAAAGGAACAAGATGACCTCCTTTCTGATTTGAAAGATATTCCTAAAAAGGCTTGTGATCGTAAGGTAATCTTCAATCAACTTCAACCCATATATCTTTTATATGAACTGTATAATCTGATTTAGTTTATTCATCATTATTGATTACAGATCAATGAATTTGTTAAGAGGGCCAGAGCAGCAAAAATCCATGCTTATATTATTAGCCACCTTAGGAATCAGATGCCAGCAATGTTGGGCAAGACAAAGGCTCAACAACGACTCATTAATAACTTAGAGAATGAGTTTGCAAAGGTAAtgcttttttttaatatgtaaatCACATGGAATTGTTATGTAATACTTGCAGACTTGTTTGTTTTACTAGATGATCAATCTAGCTTCGTTGTGCCTTGTGTTGTTCTTTGAATTAGGTTGAACAGTTTAAACTGTATGTAGACTCTTAACAACTTTCTGAAGCAGGTTCAAAGGGACTATCATCTTCCACCTGGGGATTTCCCTGATGTCCAACACTTCAAAGAGGTTTTGAGTGGCTACAACATCGACAAGTTCGAGAAGCTGAAGCCTAAAATGATACAggctgttgatgatatgctggcatttgatattccagaactaCTAAGAAAATTCAGAAACCCATATGGGCAGTAAGTACTACTCATCCTAAGATGTATTAGGACCTTCATCAACAAGAGCAAATGAGTTCTAAATACTACATCAATTATCCATATCAAAACTATAATGGTGTAACATTTAATTTATCTCTTGGTTGGTAACAGTGTTGGTACCTTGTCATCTTTCGTTGTAAATAACTTCTTTGATATCTCATTCAACTTGGAACATTGTTTGGAACTTCATCCCATTCAAAGATATGGCGAAGATGAAAAGCTTGTACCTCAATATGTCTCAGCAATATATCGCGCATTTTTTCATGTCAATCTCTAAAAGCTTTAATCGAGTATTAAATGCCTTTATCATTTTTGGTTATTTTGATGGTGCCTTCTATGTTTCCATTGATGTTTTTAGTAGACAATGAGAAGATATTTCATGGCGGAATTGATGTT belongs to Musa acuminata AAA Group cultivar baxijiao chromosome BXJ3-5, Cavendish_Baxijiao_AAA, whole genome shotgun sequence and includes:
- the LOC103985445 gene encoding EH domain-containing protein 1; amino-acid sequence: MDIVSYSISKENDKIYQKWFSFADSDGDGRLTGTDAIKFFAMSNLPRGDLKQVWAIADSRRQGYLGFKEFVIAMKLVSLAQVGNEITQVALAHADLEKVNPPVMEGLDTFLSTNTPSIKEIDPEQDVNSQPQTPKLQWFGTKSTKKIPLSSVTSIIDGLKRLYIQKLKPLEVTYQFSDFGSSLLTSSDFDAKPMVMLLGQYSTGKTTFIKHLLKCSYPGAHIGPEPTTDRFVVVMLGPDERTIPGNTIAVQADMPFTGLTTYGNAFLSKFECSQMPHSLLEHITFVDTPGVLSGEKQRTQRSYDFTGVTSWFAAKSDLILLLFDPHKLDISDEFKRVIGSLRGHDDKIRVVLNKADQIDTQQLMRVYGALTWSLGKVLNTPEVMRVYIGSFNDKPVNSMAVGPVGKELFEKEQDDLLSDLKDIPKKACDRKINEFVKRARAAKIHAYIISHLRNQMPAMLGKTKAQQRLINNLENEFAKVQRDYHLPPGDFPDVQHFKEVLSGYNIDKFEKLKPKMIQAVDDMLAFDIPELLRKFRNPYGQ